The nucleotide sequence ACCTGGAGCGTGGCCGCCACCTCGTCGGCGCTGCGCGGGAAGACCACCACCTGCGGGACGACGCGGTAGTTGGAGGCATCGCTGGAGTACTCGGCGCGGCGACGGGTGGAGGAATCGACCTCGGTGATACCGGCGGCTCGCAGCTCGCCGGCCAACTCCTCGGGGGTCACCCGCTCATTCTCCCCGATCGGGTCATCACCATTTCCCGCCGACCCCACCGTTGAGGTTGCCCTTGTTGCCAGCCTCCCCCCGTTGAGGTTGCCCTCGTTGCCAGCCTCCCCCCGTTGAGGTTGCCCTCGTTGCCAGCCTCCCCCCGTTGAGGTTGCCCTTGTTGCCAGCCTCCCCCCGTTGAGGTTGCCCTTGTTGCCAGCCTCCCCCCGTTGAGGTTGCCCTTGTTGCCAGCCCCACCGAGCGTGGCATCCGCACCGATCAGCTGCGCGAGCGCGGCAACCGGTGACCAGCTCGACGGGCCGATTTGCCACGAAAAGGCGCGAGCGTCCACATGATCGCCGAGGGTCGGTACCGTAACCTCGACCGCCTGTCCGCGTTGGTTATCACGTGACCGTCCTGGAGGCTCCCGTCGTCCGCGAGACCGAATCAACCGTCCCCGAAGGAACGGACCGCACCCCTCAGCGCACCCGGCTCGGCTCAGCGATCCCGGCAGCCGTCCCCTTGGCAGTCCTCGCCGTCGTGCTGGCGGCGTTGCTCGGCGTTCTCCTCGTGGTCGACCAGCGGCCGAGCCGTCCGAGCCTGAGCCGCTCCGAGGTGGCCGCTATGAACGCCGCCCCGGGCCTGCTCGACAACTTCACCACCTACCGGCGCGCCAGCTTCGAGGCGGATTGGCAACGCTGCCTGAGCTCCCTCACCGGCGACATCAAGACGCAGCAGCAGGCCCGCAAGGCCAGCACCTTGAAGGCCCTGACCACCAGCAAGGCAGACCTACAGGGTCAGGTGGGCAAGGTTGCCGTCGCCGGCTCGTCCGGCCATTCCGTTCAACTCGTGGCGGTCCTGACCGGATACCAGGTTCAGTCGGCGACCAAGAAGACCGTGATCTCGACCAGCCAGCTGTCGGTCACGCTGACCGACGTGTCGGGTACCTGGCTGATCAGCGATCTGGCCAACACGGGAGTGTCATGACCGCCCCCGACAAGCCCGGCAATCCGCGGCGGCGGCGGCTGTCGGCTGCGGTCGGCGTAGCGCCCCTGAGCGGACGCAGCGACGATGAGCGCACACCGAAGACGTCCGGCACTGATTCCAGCACCGGTCACAGCGTGGACGACAGCCCGAGCGTTGGCCCCGGCGCGGGCCCTGCCGAGAGCCTGAGCCGCCGTCCGGAGGCCGATCCGGGTTCGAGCGAAGAGCCGAGGCCGACACCTCGCTGGCGCTGGGCTAGCGCCGCCGTCGCCGCCGTCGCCGCCGCAATCGTGCTTGTCCTGGCAATACTCGATCTGACCCTGTTCGTCCATCACCAGAATCAGCCGTCCGCCTCGGCCGAACGCGATCAGTTACTGGCCCAGGCCAAGACCGCCACGGCGGCGCTGATGAGTTATGACTACCGGCACCTGGACCTCGACTTGAGCAAGAACCTGCCGAACCTGACGGACAGTTTCGCGGCCGACTATCGCAAGAGCCTCACCCAGGACATCAAGCCGACGGCGATCGCACAGAAGGTTGTCGCCGTGGGACAGGTGACGGGCGCCGGCGTCGAGTCGGTGTCCTCGGACGGCACCTCGGCCACGGTGCTGGTGTTCGGGCTGCGTGCGACGACGAGTACGGCCAGCACCACCGCTCAGACCGACCCCGAACGTTTCGAGTTGACGCTGATCGACAAGCAGGGACGGTGGCTGGTGGACCGGGTCGCGTCGGCGTGACGGTCCCGGCTCAGGTGGCGAAATACTCCGGCGGCGCGGTGCCGTCCAGAGCCAGCGACAGGGCCGCGCGGGCCGCGATCGGTCCCACCAGGTTGCCGGTTCCGTTGTAGCCACCGCAGGCGACCACGCCTGGACGAACCTCGGTGACCAACGGCCGGGCATCGGCGGTATAGCCGACCGAGGCCGCCCAGCGGTGCGTGACCGTGATCGGTTGCCCCGCGAACCGAGCGGCGATCGTCTCGATCCAGTCCTGCACGTCTGGTGTCGGATCGGTGTCGGTAGTCCATTCGTCGGCGGCGAACCGGTCCCGGCCGCCGCCGATGAAGATGCGGCCGGACGGGTCCTGCTGGGCATAGTCGTAACCCCAACGGCCGTAGACCGGGCACGGCAGGCGTCCGGGGCGTACCGGGGCGGTCGCGAGCATCTGTAGCCGGGTGGTGCGAACGCGACCGGCCAGTTCCGGCAGCACAAGATCAAGGCGCCCATCTACCGCGATGACGATTGCTCCCGCGTTGACCCGTCCGCCGGTCGTGACCACCGACCCGGATTCGACCGAGGTCATCGGGGTGTTCTCGAACAGCCGGGCGTGGCCGCCGTAGAGATCAGCCAGGGCCAGGGCCCGGCGGGCGGGGTTCATCGCCGCGTCGTCGGGCAGGTAAAGGCCCCGGCCGAGCTCGCCGTCGTAGCGTTCGACCGCGATGCCGTGGTGGGTCAGAACCCGGAATTGCTCGTCGCAGTCGGTGGATTCGACTTCCCGGTCAGCGGCCTCGGCTGTCGTTTCGGGCTCGCCCGGCAGGCCGGCCAGCCGGATCGAGCCGACCTGGCGGATGACATCAGGTCCGAGCAGGTCCGACAATGCCCTTATCTCGGCGAGAGTTTCTCGATAGAGGGCCAACGCCGACTCGATCCCCCAGCCGGCCCCGGCCTGGTGGACCGCGATCGCCGGGCCGCCGAGCAGAAAGCCACCATTGCGTCCGGCCGCGCCGGCGGCGACCCGCCCGGCGTCGATGCCCACGACCGAGAGGCCGCGGCGCAGTGCCTCTCCTACCGCGGCGAGTCCGCTACCGCCGAGGCCGATCACGCAGACGTCGGCGGTCACCTCGGTGTCGAGGCTCGGTCGGCGCGCTGTGGCGGCCACGACCGGGTCGGCATCCCATCCGACGGTGCTCTCGATCGACTCGTGCACAACCATGCGGTCATCCTGCCAAACGTGTTCGGCTTGCGTCGACCGACCACAAGGCCCTTGAGGTTGCCCTCGTTGCTGAACCTCGGCGCGCAACAAGGGCAACCTCAACGCAACTCGGCGCGCAACAAGGGCAACCTCAACGCAACTCGGCGCGCAACAAGGGCAACCTCAACGCAGCTTGGCGCGCAACAAGGGCAACCTCGACGGGGACGGGTTAGAGGACCTTCGACAGGAAGGACTTGGTGCGCTCGTGCTGGGGGTTGCTCAGGACTTCCCGGGGCGGGCCGGCCTCCACGACGACGCCGCCGTCCATGAACACCAGATGGTCCCCGACCTCGCGAGCGAAGCCCATCTCATGGGTCACGACGATCATGGTCATGCCGTTGTCCGCGAGCTTGCGCATCACGTCGAGGACCTCGCCGACAAGCTCGGGGTCCAGGGCTGAGGTCGGCTCGTCGAAGAGCATCAGCTTGGGCTCCATGGCCAGCGCCCGGGCGATTGCCACCCGCTGCTGCTGACCACCCGACAGCTGCGCCGGGTACGCCGTGGCTTTCTCGGCCAGGCCGACCTGGGCCAGCAGCTCCCGGCCGCGGGCCAGGGCCTCGCTCTTCTTCTGCCGCTTGACCTGCATCGGCGCCTCGATGATGTTCTCCAGCGCGGTCATGTGCGGGAACAGGTTGAACCGCTGGAACACCATGCCGATGTCGCGGCGCTGGGCCGCGGCTCGCTTGGGGTGCAGTTCGTGCAGCTTGTTGCCACGTTCCTCGTAACCGACCAGCTCGCCATCGACGTACAGGCGTCCGGCGGTGACCTTCTCCAGGTGGTTGATGCACCGCAGGAAGGTCGACTTGCCCGAGCCGGACGGCCCGATCAGGCACATGACCTCCTTCGGCTTGACCTGCAACGAGATGCCCTTGAGCACCTGCAGGGCGCCGAAGTGCTTCTGCACCCCCCGCGCGTCGACCATCAGTTTCGAGTCCGGGGTACTCAATGGGTGCCTCCCAGGTGATTGGCGCCGAGATCCTGTGCGTCGGCCAGTGCCTGCAGCTGCTTCGAGGTGAGCTTGCGCGAGGCACCGCGGGCGAAGTACCGCTCCAGGTAGTACTGACCCACCATGAGCACACTGGTCACGGCCAGGTACCACGCCGACGCCACCAGCAACAGCGGAATCGGTCGGTACAGCACACCACCGATCTGACGCGAGACCGAGTAGAGGTCGGTCGTCAGCGGCACGCCCACCACGAGCGATGTCGTCTTGAGCATGCTGATGACCTCGTTGCCCGTGGGCGGAATGATCACCCGCATGGCCTGGGGAAGGACGACTCGCCACATCGTCCGTCCCCAGGTCATGGCCAGGGCGATCGCGGCCTCGTGCTGGCCTTCATCCACCGAGCCGATGCCGGCCCGCACGATCTCGGCCATGTAGGCGGCCTCGTTCAGGCCGAGCCCCAGGAACGCCATGACGAAGGGCGTCAGCCACGACCCGGTCTTGAGGTGGGTGAACTGCACCATGAACGGCACGCCGAGGTCGATCTGCTTGTAGATCGTGGTGATAAGGCCCCAGAACACCAGCTGCACGTAGATCGGTGTGCCGCGGAAGATCCACAGGTACAGCCACGCCACGCTCTTGAGCACCGGGTTGTCCGACATGCGCATCACGGCCAGCACGATGCCCAGCGCGATCGCGATCGCCATCGAGATGACGGTCAGCTCCAGCGTGACCAGCGCGGCCTGGGAGATCCGCTGGTCGAACAGGTACTGGAAGAACGTGTGCCACTCGTAGGCGCTGTTGGTGGCCGCCCCGTACACGAACAGGGCCAGCAGCACGATCAGGATGACGGCGACCACGAGGCGGCCGGGGCGCCGTAGTGGTACCGCCTTGATCGGATCGTCGGCGTTGGTTCCCGCGGCTGTCGTGGTCGTCGTCATCGACGTCAGCCCAGCGCGCCGTTGGTCTTTGCCTGGGTGATCTCGCCGGCGTCGTTGCCCCAGTTGGCGCAGATCGTCTTGTAGGTGCCGTCGTCCATCAGCGACTGCAGGGCTTTCTGGATCGCCTGAACGAGAGCACTGTTCTTCGCCATCGGGTATCCGTAGGGCGCGGCGTCGTAGATGCTGCCCGCGAGCTTGAGCTTGCCGCCGCTCTGCTTCACGCCGTAGGCGGTGACCGGGGAGTCGGCGACGAAGGCGTCGGCCTTGCCCAGAATTACCGCGGTCGTCGCATCGTCCTGCTTGTCGTACTTGAGCTTGACGATCGCCTTCTTGCCGGCGGCGGTGCACTTCTTGCTTCGGGCGGGCACGTCATCGGTGTCCTGGATCGTGCCGGTCTGGACCGCTACCTTCAGCCCGCAGGCGCTGTCCGGGTTCACGCTGGAGCTGGTCGGAGCGCCCCACTGGCTGCCGGCGTTGAAGTAGTCGACGAAGTCGACGGTCTTCTCGCGGGTCTTGTTGTCGGTGAACGACGACACCCCGATGTCGTACTTGCCGCCGGTGATGCCGGGAATGATGTTGTCGAAGGTCGACTCGGTGTACTGGGCCTTGAGGCCCAGCTTGGCGGCGATGGCGTCCATCAGGTCGACGTCGAAGCCGACGATCTTGCCGGAGGAGTCCTTGTACTCGTTCGGCGCGTAGGTGGGGTCGATGCCCACCTTGATGACCCCGGCACTCTTGATGCTCGCGGGGACCAGCGAACTCAGGTCGGCCGCCTTCGACACCGTCGGCGTCGGCTTCGGCGCGCTGCCGCCCCCCTCGTTGTTCTTGGCGCAAGCGCTCAAAGCAAGCGAGCCGACCGCGGCGAGCGCGGCAATCGTGACGAACGAACGTCGGTTGAACACAGTCGTGGGACCTCCGGGTGGACAGAATTGGTCGGACGGAACTCTAGGGCGTCGTTGTAGCGCAGACGTCAAGTTCGGGGCTCCCGCAACGGAACCGTAACCCCAGGAAGCACAATTGTTTCCAAACACTGGCGCAAACGCGCCCCAACCTCATCTTCAGCTCAAGCCAGCGCGCGCTCTGCCTTACCGAGCACGACGACCCCGCCGTCGGAGACGTGGTAGCGCTGCTTGTCCAGCTCCAGGTCGACGCCGATGTGCGCACCGGGCTCGACGGAGACGTTTTTGTCCAGAATCGCGCGGCGCACCACCGCACCCTCGCCCACGATGACCCCGTCCATCAGCACTGAGTTCTCCACGTACGCGCCGTTACGGACCATGACGTTCGGTGAGAGGACGCTTCCGCGGACCGTCGAGCCGGAGATGATCGAGCCCGCGCCGACGATCGATTCCTGGGCCAGGCCGCCGTCGACGAACTTGGCGGGCGGCAACTGCTCGTGGTGGGTGTAGATACGCCACGAGTCGTTGTACAGGTTGAAGATCGGGTGGACGCTCACCAGATCCATGTTGGCGTCGTAGTAGGCGTCCATCGTCCCGACGTCGCGCCAGTAGGCACGGTCGCGCTCGGTCGAACCGGGTACCTCGTTCTTGTTGAAGTCGTAGACCCAGGCGTCCTCGCGCTCGACCATCCACGGCATGATCGAGCCGCCCATGTCGTGGACCGACGTCGGGTCCTCGGCATCGACCCGCAGCGCCTCGACCAGAGCTTCGGTGGTGAAGATGTAGTTGCCCATCGAGGCGTAGCTGACCTCGGGGTTGTCGGGCAGGCCGGGCGGGTCCTTGGGCTTTTCCAGGAACTGCAGCACCCGCCCGTCCGGCGCGGCGTCGATCACGCCGAACTGATCAGCCTGGTCCCGCGGGACCTGGATGCCCGCCACGGTCACCCCGGCGCCGGACTCGATGTGCTGGTCCAGCATCTGGCGCGGATCCATGCGGTAGACGTGGTCGGCGCCGAACACCACGATGTGGGTGGGCTTGTCGTCGGTGATGAGGTTCATCGACTGAAGGATGGCGTCGGCACTTCCGGTGTACCAGCGCGGGCCGAGCCGCTGCTGAGCCGGCACCGGGGTGACGTAGTTGCCGAGGATGGTCGACATGCGCCAGGTCTGGGTGACATGGCGGTCCAGTGAGTGCGACTTGTACTGGGTGAGCACGCAGATTCGCAGGAACCCGGCGTTGACCATGTTCGACAACACGAAATCGACCAGCCGGTAGTTGCCACCGAAGGGAACCGCCGGCTTGGCCCGGTCGGCAGTCAGCGGCCACAACCGCTTTCCCTCGCCACCGGCCAACACGATTCCCAGCACCCGTACGTTCGCCGCCATGAGCGTCACCCTAGCCCGAAGGTGATCACTGACACAGCAAGATCCCTCGGGTTAATGTTGCGCCCATGCGCGCCGCTCTGATCAGCCGTGAGTACCCGCCCGACGTCTACGGCGGGGCGGGGGTCCACATCGAGTTCCTGACTCGCGAGCTGCGCAAGCTCATCGAGGTCGAGGTGCACTGTTTCGGTGCCCCGCGCGGTGAGGACGGCGTGCACGCCTACGAGGTCCCGCACACCCTGCGCACCGCCAATGCCGCCCTGGGCACGCTGGGGGTGGACGTGGAGATGGCCGCGGGCATGTCGGCGGCGAATCTGGCGCACTCGCACACCTGGTACGCCAACACTGCCGGGCATCTGGCCAGCCTGCTGTACGACATCCCCCATGTGGTGACGGCACATTCCCTGGAACCGCTGCGCCCCTGGAAGGCCGAGCAGCTCGGCGGCGGCTACCGCCTGTCGTCGTGGGCGGAACGGACGGCCTACGAGGCTGCCGCGGCGGTGATCGCCGTCAGCGACGGGATGGCCGCCGACATCTTGGCCGCCTACCCGTCGATCGACCCGTCCCGGGTGCGCATCATCCCCAACGGCATCGACACCGAGCTGTACCGGCCGGTGTCCGGCACCGACGTCCTGCAGCGCTACGGCTTGTCGACCGATGCGCCGATCGTGCTGTTCGTGGGGCGGATAACCCGGCAGAAGGGGGTCGCCCATCTGGTGGCGGCCGCTCGGGATTTCGCTCCCGGGACGCAGATCGCGTTGTGCGCCGGCGCCCCGGACACTCCTGAGCTGGCCGCCGAGATCACCGCCGCGGTGACCGAACTGCAGGCCGGACGCGACGGTGTGGTGTGGATCCAGGAGATGCTGCCGCGCGAGGAACTGCTCCAACTGCTGACCGCCGCCGACGTATTCCTCTGTCCG is from Jatrophihabitans telluris and encodes:
- a CDS encoding NAD(P)/FAD-dependent oxidoreductase, which encodes MVVHESIESTVGWDADPVVAATARRPSLDTEVTADVCVIGLGGSGLAAVGEALRRGLSVVGIDAGRVAAGAAGRNGGFLLGGPAIAVHQAGAGWGIESALALYRETLAEIRALSDLLGPDVIRQVGSIRLAGLPGEPETTAEAADREVESTDCDEQFRVLTHHGIAVERYDGELGRGLYLPDDAAMNPARRALALADLYGGHARLFENTPMTSVESGSVVTTGGRVNAGAIVIAVDGRLDLVLPELAGRVRTTRLQMLATAPVRPGRLPCPVYGRWGYDYAQQDPSGRIFIGGGRDRFAADEWTTDTDPTPDVQDWIETIAARFAGQPITVTHRWAASVGYTADARPLVTEVRPGVVACGGYNGTGNLVGPIAARAALSLALDGTAPPEYFAT
- a CDS encoding amino acid ABC transporter ATP-binding protein → MVDARGVQKHFGALQVLKGISLQVKPKEVMCLIGPSGSGKSTFLRCINHLEKVTAGRLYVDGELVGYEERGNKLHELHPKRAAAQRRDIGMVFQRFNLFPHMTALENIIEAPMQVKRQKKSEALARGRELLAQVGLAEKATAYPAQLSGGQQQRVAIARALAMEPKLMLFDEPTSALDPELVGEVLDVMRKLADNGMTMIVVTHEMGFAREVGDHLVFMDGGVVVEAGPPREVLSNPQHERTKSFLSKVL
- a CDS encoding amino acid ABC transporter permease, with translation MTTTTTAAGTNADDPIKAVPLRRPGRLVVAVILIVLLALFVYGAATNSAYEWHTFFQYLFDQRISQAALVTLELTVISMAIAIALGIVLAVMRMSDNPVLKSVAWLYLWIFRGTPIYVQLVFWGLITTIYKQIDLGVPFMVQFTHLKTGSWLTPFVMAFLGLGLNEAAYMAEIVRAGIGSVDEGQHEAAIALAMTWGRTMWRVVLPQAMRVIIPPTGNEVISMLKTTSLVVGVPLTTDLYSVSRQIGGVLYRPIPLLLVASAWYLAVTSVLMVGQYYLERYFARGASRKLTSKQLQALADAQDLGANHLGGTH
- a CDS encoding ABC transporter substrate-binding protein; amino-acid sequence: MFNRRSFVTIAALAAVGSLALSACAKNNEGGGSAPKPTPTVSKAADLSSLVPASIKSAGVIKVGIDPTYAPNEYKDSSGKIVGFDVDLMDAIAAKLGLKAQYTESTFDNIIPGITGGKYDIGVSSFTDNKTREKTVDFVDYFNAGSQWGAPTSSSVNPDSACGLKVAVQTGTIQDTDDVPARSKKCTAAGKKAIVKLKYDKQDDATTAVILGKADAFVADSPVTAYGVKQSGGKLKLAGSIYDAAPYGYPMAKNSALVQAIQKALQSLMDDGTYKTICANWGNDAGEITQAKTNGALG
- the glgC gene encoding glucose-1-phosphate adenylyltransferase, producing the protein MAANVRVLGIVLAGGEGKRLWPLTADRAKPAVPFGGNYRLVDFVLSNMVNAGFLRICVLTQYKSHSLDRHVTQTWRMSTILGNYVTPVPAQQRLGPRWYTGSADAILQSMNLITDDKPTHIVVFGADHVYRMDPRQMLDQHIESGAGVTVAGIQVPRDQADQFGVIDAAPDGRVLQFLEKPKDPPGLPDNPEVSYASMGNYIFTTEALVEALRVDAEDPTSVHDMGGSIMPWMVEREDAWVYDFNKNEVPGSTERDRAYWRDVGTMDAYYDANMDLVSVHPIFNLYNDSWRIYTHHEQLPPAKFVDGGLAQESIVGAGSIISGSTVRGSVLSPNVMVRNGAYVENSVLMDGVIVGEGAVVRRAILDKNVSVEPGAHIGVDLELDKQRYHVSDGGVVVLGKAERALA
- the glgA gene encoding glycogen synthase, producing MRAALISREYPPDVYGGAGVHIEFLTRELRKLIEVEVHCFGAPRGEDGVHAYEVPHTLRTANAALGTLGVDVEMAAGMSAANLAHSHTWYANTAGHLASLLYDIPHVVTAHSLEPLRPWKAEQLGGGYRLSSWAERTAYEAAAAVIAVSDGMAADILAAYPSIDPSRVRIIPNGIDTELYRPVSGTDVLQRYGLSTDAPIVLFVGRITRQKGVAHLVAAARDFAPGTQIALCAGAPDTPELAAEITAAVTELQAGRDGVVWIQEMLPREELLQLLTAADVFLCPSIYEPQGIVNLEAMACQTAVVASRVGGIPDVVVEGQTGLLVDYAGEEPAAVAAFRHSFADAVNQLLADPARRRSMGVAGRERAVAVYGWTAIAERTVQLYRSLL